One Qipengyuania gaetbuli DNA segment encodes these proteins:
- the rph gene encoding ribonuclease PH, whose product MRPSGRAPDEMRAITIETGYTKHAEGSCLISFGETKVLCTASVERNVPPWMRGKGEGWVTGEYSMLPRATHTRGQREAAKGKQSGRTQEIQRLIGRSLRAVVDLRKLGERQITLDCDVIQADGGTRTASISGAWVALRLAVDGLMKSGDIVEDPIGAKVAAISCGIYNGTPVLDLDYPEDSSADADANFVLIEGGKIAEAQATAEGAPYDEEAFLRLLRLAQMGCAQVFRAQDEATRK is encoded by the coding sequence ATGCGACCTTCCGGACGCGCGCCCGACGAGATGCGCGCTATCACCATCGAAACCGGCTACACCAAGCACGCCGAAGGCAGTTGCCTCATCAGTTTCGGTGAAACGAAGGTGCTGTGCACCGCCAGCGTGGAGCGGAACGTGCCGCCGTGGATGCGCGGCAAGGGCGAAGGTTGGGTCACGGGTGAATATTCAATGCTCCCCCGCGCGACCCACACGCGTGGCCAGCGCGAAGCGGCCAAGGGCAAGCAGAGCGGAAGAACGCAGGAAATACAGCGTCTTATCGGACGTAGCTTGCGCGCTGTCGTGGACCTGCGGAAGCTCGGCGAACGCCAGATCACCCTCGATTGCGACGTGATCCAGGCCGACGGCGGCACGCGGACGGCCTCGATCTCGGGCGCATGGGTGGCCCTGCGCCTTGCAGTGGACGGCTTGATGAAAAGCGGCGACATCGTCGAGGATCCGATCGGAGCCAAGGTCGCCGCGATTTCCTGCGGCATCTACAACGGCACACCGGTGCTCGACCTCGATTATCCCGAAGACAGCTCGGCCGATGCCGATGCAAACTTCGTGCTGATCGAAGGCGGCAAGATCGCCGAGGCACAGGCCACGGCCGAAGGTGCGCCCTATGACGAGGAAGCGTTCCTGCGCCTCCTGCGCCTCGCCCAGATGGGCTGCGCTCAGGTCTTCCGCGCCCAGGACGAGGCGACGCGCAAGTGA
- the rsmI gene encoding 16S rRNA (cytidine(1402)-2'-O)-methyltransferase, with product MSDPAPQTSDQSLTPGLYLVATPIGNLGDITLRAVDILSRCDGVACEDTRVTGKLLKHLGISKPLWRYDDHSEHRDRSRLLDSMWTRAVALVSDAGTPMVSDPGYRLVNDCREQGIPVTSIPGPCAAVVGLTLSGLPNDRFLFAGFLPTKEKARRELLAEMAAIDATLIFYETAPRLLKSLAAIEDVMPKREIAVARELTKLHEECRRGFSAGLMAYYDANPPKGEIVLLIGPPEAQQANEADADDMLIEALATMKPSQAAGHVAKATGLDRKALYARAMDLKPG from the coding sequence GTGAGCGATCCCGCCCCCCAGACTTCCGACCAGAGCCTTACACCGGGGCTCTACCTTGTTGCCACCCCCATCGGGAATTTGGGCGACATCACCTTGCGAGCCGTGGACATACTGTCACGCTGCGACGGTGTTGCTTGCGAAGATACGCGCGTCACCGGCAAGCTGTTGAAGCATCTCGGTATCTCCAAGCCCCTGTGGCGCTACGACGACCATAGCGAGCACCGCGACCGCTCGCGCCTGCTGGACTCGATGTGGACCCGCGCCGTGGCACTGGTCAGCGATGCCGGAACCCCGATGGTGAGCGATCCGGGCTACAGGCTGGTCAACGACTGCCGCGAGCAGGGCATTCCCGTGACCAGCATCCCCGGACCATGCGCGGCGGTGGTGGGACTGACGCTGTCCGGCTTGCCCAACGACCGGTTCCTGTTCGCCGGTTTCCTGCCGACAAAGGAAAAGGCCCGCCGCGAGCTGCTGGCCGAAATGGCGGCCATCGACGCAACGCTGATCTTCTACGAAACCGCGCCGCGCCTGCTCAAGTCGCTCGCCGCGATCGAGGATGTGATGCCCAAGCGGGAAATCGCCGTCGCGCGCGAGCTGACCAAGCTCCACGAGGAATGCCGGCGCGGCTTCTCTGCCGGACTAATGGCCTATTACGATGCCAATCCCCCCAAGGGCGAGATCGTCCTGCTGATCGGACCTCCGGAAGCACAGCAGGCCAATGAAGCAGATGCCGACGACATGCTGATCGAGGCGCTGGCCACGATGAAGCCTTCACAGGCGGCAGGCCATGTAGCCAAGGCGACGGGGCTCGACCGCAAGGCGCTTTACGCAAGGGCGATGGATCTCAAGCCGGGATGA
- the hrcA gene encoding heat-inducible transcriptional repressor HrcA: protein MNGPPLTDLSDRAREIFRLVVEGYLDTGTPVGSKALAGEGGVNLSPASIRSVLAELEHRGLLAAPHTSAGRMPTESGLRLFVDAMMQVAEPTREERAAIEQRLGEPGPIERALEETSALLSDLSGAAGMVMVPRREPRLSQISLTPLDANRVLAVLVGEDGHVENRILAVPSGALGVSLEQASNYLTARSSGRTLAEAARMVEQEIASGRSALDEASRDLVARGLATWTQDTADRPVLIVRGQANLLDETALSDIERVRSLLDDLENKQSVAALLENAREAEALRIFIGSENRLFALSGSSVIAAPYRDRDGKVVGVLGVIGPTRLNYARVVPMVDFTARSLGKRIG from the coding sequence ATGAACGGCCCTCCGCTCACCGACCTGTCTGACCGCGCCCGCGAAATCTTCCGCCTCGTGGTCGAGGGCTATCTCGACACGGGTACGCCCGTTGGGTCGAAGGCGCTTGCGGGCGAGGGCGGGGTGAACCTTTCACCGGCCTCGATCCGCTCGGTGCTGGCGGAGCTTGAACATCGCGGCCTCCTCGCGGCTCCGCATACCAGCGCCGGACGGATGCCCACCGAAAGCGGCCTGCGCCTGTTCGTGGACGCGATGATGCAGGTGGCCGAGCCAACACGGGAAGAACGTGCAGCTATCGAGCAGCGCCTCGGCGAGCCCGGCCCGATCGAGCGCGCACTGGAGGAAACCAGCGCCCTGTTGTCCGATCTTTCCGGGGCAGCGGGCATGGTCATGGTCCCCCGGCGCGAACCACGCCTGTCGCAAATATCGCTCACACCGCTCGATGCGAACCGCGTACTGGCCGTGCTGGTGGGCGAGGATGGCCATGTAGAAAATCGCATCCTCGCCGTGCCGTCCGGCGCACTTGGCGTATCACTCGAACAGGCTAGCAATTACCTCACCGCTCGCAGTTCCGGCCGCACGCTGGCCGAGGCTGCGCGCATGGTTGAACAGGAGATCGCGAGCGGGCGTAGCGCGCTCGACGAGGCAAGCCGCGATCTGGTTGCGCGGGGGCTTGCCACCTGGACGCAGGATACTGCCGACCGGCCTGTCCTGATTGTGCGAGGACAGGCGAACCTGCTCGACGAGACCGCGCTCTCCGATATCGAGCGGGTGCGCTCCCTCCTCGACGACCTCGAAAACAAGCAGTCGGTCGCCGCCCTGCTGGAGAATGCGCGCGAGGCAGAAGCCTTGCGGATTTTCATCGGCAGCGAGAACCGCCTGTTCGCGCTTTCCGGCTCCTCCGTCATCGCCGCGCCCTACCGCGACCGCGACGGAAAGGTGGTCGGCGTGCTGGGCGTGATCGGCCCGACTCGGTTGAATTACGCGCGCGTCGTCCCCATGGTGGATTTCACGGCCCGATCATTGGGCAAGAGAATTGGCTGA
- a CDS encoding YraN family protein, whose product MKRQIAERSGRDAEARAGLWLRAKGWRILDTRVKTPAGEIDLVAKRGGTIAFVEVKWRTRRDDLDLAIDERRLARVAAAAEAVAHRYATQGEDIRIDVILLAPGAFPRHIANAWQP is encoded by the coding sequence ATGAAGCGGCAGATAGCCGAAAGAAGCGGCCGCGACGCAGAGGCGAGGGCGGGCCTGTGGCTGAGGGCGAAGGGCTGGCGCATCCTCGACACGCGCGTCAAAACGCCCGCTGGCGAAATCGATCTGGTGGCGAAGCGCGGCGGGACTATCGCCTTCGTCGAGGTGAAATGGCGCACGCGCCGCGATGATCTCGACCTCGCAATTGACGAAAGGCGCCTTGCCCGTGTCGCGGCGGCAGCCGAAGCGGTCGCCCATCGCTATGCCACGCAAGGTGAGGATATCCGCATTGACGTCATCCTCCTTGCGCCCGGCGCATTCCCTCGCCACATCGCCAATGCCTGGCAACCCTGA
- the gshB gene encoding glutathione synthase, protein MPLRVAVQMDPLESINIAGDSSFALMLAAQARGHEVWHYDVTTLAYESDGTPAGRITAHAAPVTVQRVAGDHFKAGERRRIDLARDIDVVLMRQDPPFHLGYISSALLLDRLKGTTLVVNDPREVVNAPEKMFVLDYARFMPPTLVARKLEDIREFQKKHGSVVVKPLHGNGGKAIFRIDADGTNLSALSEVFNQTWPEPHMVQPFLPEVAEGDKRIVIIDGEFAGAINRFPGEGEFRSNLAQGGYAEATKLSEREEEICAAMGPELKRRGLVFVGIDVIGGKYLTEINVTSPTGIVAIDKFNGTDTPALIWDAIERRHAAM, encoded by the coding sequence ATGCCCTTACGCGTCGCCGTCCAGATGGACCCGCTCGAAAGCATCAATATCGCGGGCGACAGCAGTTTTGCCCTGATGCTGGCCGCCCAGGCACGCGGCCACGAGGTCTGGCATTACGACGTCACTACGCTGGCCTATGAAAGCGACGGCACGCCTGCCGGGCGCATCACGGCCCATGCCGCGCCGGTTACTGTCCAGCGCGTGGCTGGCGACCACTTCAAGGCGGGTGAGCGGCGCCGCATCGACCTTGCACGGGACATCGACGTGGTGCTGATGCGGCAGGACCCGCCGTTCCACCTCGGCTACATCAGCTCGGCCCTGCTGCTCGACCGGCTGAAAGGCACGACGCTGGTTGTCAACGACCCGCGCGAAGTGGTGAACGCACCAGAAAAGATGTTCGTGCTCGATTACGCCCGCTTCATGCCGCCGACGCTGGTTGCGCGGAAGCTGGAGGACATTCGCGAATTCCAGAAGAAGCACGGCTCGGTCGTCGTGAAACCACTGCATGGCAATGGCGGCAAGGCGATCTTCCGGATCGATGCGGATGGCACCAACCTGTCTGCCCTGAGCGAGGTGTTCAACCAGACCTGGCCCGAACCGCACATGGTCCAGCCCTTCCTTCCCGAGGTGGCCGAAGGCGACAAGCGTATCGTCATCATTGACGGTGAATTCGCTGGCGCGATCAATCGCTTCCCGGGCGAAGGTGAGTTCCGTTCGAACCTTGCACAAGGCGGCTATGCCGAGGCCACCAAATTGTCGGAGCGGGAGGAAGAGATTTGCGCGGCTATGGGCCCTGAACTGAAGCGGCGCGGGCTCGTGTTCGTCGGTATCGACGTCATTGGCGGCAAATACCTGACCGAAATAAACGTCACCTCGCCCACGGGGATCGTGGCTATCGACAAGTTCAACGGCACCGATACGCCCGCACTTATCTGGGACGCCATCGAGCGTCGCCACGCCGCGATGTAA
- the hemW gene encoding radical SAM family heme chaperone HemW, whose amino-acid sequence MAKALYIHWPFCLAKCPYCDFNSHVRERTDMAVWEAALLSDMRREAGQAGSQERLASIFFGGGTPSLMPPALVGRLLEEAEHLWGFEDGIEITLEGNPSSVEAANFASLASVGVNRVSLGVQSLRDETLRFLGRLHGAQEALDALETAQSHFERVSIDLIYARPDQSMADWEKELAQALALGTDHLSLYQLTIEPTTRFATDVRRGVFTPLEDDPAADLFALTREMTAAAGLPAYEISNHARTGQESRHNLTYWRYQDYCGIGPGAHGRRGGVATTRHKKPENYLAAVEAQGDGIAEARTLTLREQASEALLMGLRLNEGVDLDDMSRRFGVVKEDLVDDAKLALYRDLGLAWSKDERIGVTEAGMPLLDALLGELVPAELVEG is encoded by the coding sequence TTGGCCAAAGCCCTCTACATTCACTGGCCCTTCTGCCTCGCAAAGTGCCCTTATTGCGACTTCAACAGCCATGTGCGCGAACGCACCGACATGGCGGTTTGGGAAGCGGCACTTCTGTCCGACATGCGCCGCGAAGCAGGTCAGGCCGGATCACAGGAACGGCTCGCAAGTATCTTTTTTGGTGGGGGAACTCCGTCACTCATGCCTCCTGCACTGGTGGGAAGACTGCTTGAGGAAGCGGAGCATTTGTGGGGCTTCGAGGACGGGATCGAGATCACGCTGGAAGGCAATCCGTCGTCCGTCGAAGCGGCGAATTTCGCATCGCTGGCGAGCGTCGGAGTGAACCGCGTATCGCTGGGCGTTCAGTCATTGCGCGACGAAACGCTCCGTTTTCTGGGCAGGTTGCACGGCGCGCAGGAAGCGCTCGACGCGCTGGAGACTGCTCAGAGCCATTTCGAGCGGGTTTCGATCGACCTCATCTATGCTCGCCCCGACCAGTCGATGGCAGATTGGGAGAAAGAGCTGGCGCAGGCGCTGGCGCTCGGAACCGATCATCTCTCGCTCTACCAGCTGACGATAGAGCCCACGACGCGCTTTGCGACAGATGTGCGGCGAGGCGTGTTCACGCCGCTCGAGGACGATCCCGCAGCCGACCTCTTCGCCCTGACCCGCGAGATGACCGCCGCTGCAGGCCTTCCGGCCTACGAGATCAGCAATCACGCGCGGACCGGCCAGGAAAGTCGGCACAATCTCACATACTGGCGATACCAGGACTATTGCGGAATCGGACCCGGCGCGCACGGAAGGCGTGGCGGCGTAGCGACGACGCGGCACAAGAAACCGGAGAATTACCTCGCCGCGGTGGAGGCGCAGGGGGACGGCATTGCTGAAGCGCGCACACTGACCTTGCGTGAACAGGCATCAGAGGCCCTGCTGATGGGTTTGCGCCTCAACGAAGGCGTCGACCTCGACGATATGTCCCGCCGCTTCGGCGTCGTGAAGGAAGACCTCGTGGATGACGCCAAGCTGGCGCTCTATCGCGACCTCGGCCTCGCATGGTCGAAGGACGAGCGGATCGGCGTCACCGAGGCAGGAATGCCGCTGCTCGATGCCTTGCTAGGCGAGCTTGTTCCCGCAGAACTGGTCGAGGGGTGA
- a CDS encoding CAP domain-containing protein, whose product MDGSKLLAAVLASLGMLCATGASVAASARSASGLPEARYDNRMSDRQASHILALHNREREALGLPKLKWNRALEREAKQWGHELASMGRLQHADNAVRNGTGENLWMGTAGQWPVETMVNMFIDEKRHYRHGNFPEISRTGKWADVAHYTQVIWRDTQEVGCSVVNDHGWDVLVCRYWPAGNVWGRKAY is encoded by the coding sequence ATGGACGGGTCGAAACTTCTTGCTGCCGTACTGGCATCTCTCGGAATGCTCTGTGCCACGGGTGCGAGCGTTGCTGCAAGCGCGCGCAGTGCCTCGGGGCTGCCCGAAGCGCGATATGACAACCGGATGAGCGATCGCCAGGCGTCGCACATCCTAGCGCTTCACAACCGCGAGCGCGAGGCGCTGGGCTTGCCGAAGCTCAAATGGAACCGCGCGCTGGAACGCGAGGCCAAGCAGTGGGGGCACGAGCTCGCCAGCATGGGCAGGCTCCAGCATGCGGACAACGCGGTGCGTAACGGCACGGGCGAGAACCTTTGGATGGGTACGGCCGGACAATGGCCGGTCGAAACCATGGTCAACATGTTCATCGACGAAAAGCGGCACTACCGGCACGGCAACTTCCCCGAAATCTCGCGCACCGGCAAATGGGCGGATGTCGCCCACTACACGCAGGTCATCTGGCGCGACACGCAGGAAGTCGGCTGCTCGGTCGTGAACGACCACGGATGGGACGTGCTGGTGTGCCGGTACTGGCCCGCTGGCAATGTCTGGGGCCGTAAAGCCTACTAG
- a CDS encoding DUF885 domain-containing protein, with translation MRTAFKSMAVLAALCASPALADDAAVLALADSWHKQRLADYGQVVEADGSTSQGAQLWSVTPEANMARAGYAEEMLARLDAIDAATLSARGRIDAAVFRHLLETEIGDARFREWEMPFDSDNNFWSYLAARRGFATVEQYERYIGRLRDIPRYFSEQKANARAGLSRGFSVPRVTLEGRDASLVAYVVDDPEQSPFWGAFAQMPERFSEAEKARLLAEGRAAITQGVTPAYRDFLAFFREEYVPATRETLGAREFPEGSEYYAQQIREYTTLDLTAEEIHRIGLAEVARITDEMEKVKAEAGFEGTLAEFVAFLRTDPQFVARTPDELMGVAAYAAKRVDDRLDEYFGFLPRYRNGLRPVDPAIAPFYTAGRGGLDYCQINTYDLPSRPVYNIPALTMHECAPGHSFQAAIALEREEAPPFRRQVYFSGFGEGWGLYTEYLGNEMGIYRTPYERFGQLSYEMWRAVRLVIDTGIHHYGWTREQAMEYLASRTALSQHEVGTEVDRYISWPGQALAYKLGEMTIRRVRAKAESELGPAFDIRKFHDVVLSLGSVPLPVLEERIDAFIADGGQGLPGVNYD, from the coding sequence ATGAGGACCGCTTTCAAATCGATGGCGGTCCTTGCCGCCCTGTGTGCATCTCCCGCGCTGGCCGACGACGCGGCGGTGCTGGCGCTGGCCGACAGCTGGCACAAGCAGCGCCTTGCCGATTACGGGCAGGTCGTGGAGGCCGACGGGTCTACCTCGCAAGGCGCGCAGCTGTGGTCGGTCACGCCGGAAGCCAACATGGCCCGTGCCGGTTATGCCGAAGAGATGCTTGCCCGGCTCGACGCGATCGACGCGGCGACCCTATCGGCACGGGGGCGGATCGATGCGGCGGTTTTCCGCCACCTGCTCGAAACGGAAATCGGCGATGCCCGCTTCCGCGAGTGGGAAATGCCCTTCGACAGCGACAACAATTTCTGGAGCTATCTTGCGGCACGCCGGGGCTTTGCCACGGTGGAGCAATACGAGCGCTACATTGGCCGCCTACGCGACATCCCGCGCTATTTCTCTGAACAGAAGGCCAATGCCCGCGCCGGTCTGTCGCGAGGCTTCAGCGTGCCAAGGGTGACGCTGGAGGGGCGCGATGCTTCGCTCGTCGCTTATGTCGTCGATGACCCGGAACAGAGCCCATTCTGGGGCGCATTCGCTCAGATGCCCGAGCGATTCTCAGAGGCTGAAAAAGCACGCCTGCTGGCCGAAGGGAGGGCGGCTATCACGCAAGGCGTGACGCCCGCCTACCGTGATTTCCTCGCCTTCTTCCGCGAGGAATATGTGCCTGCAACCCGCGAGACACTTGGGGCCCGCGAATTCCCGGAAGGCAGTGAATATTATGCGCAGCAGATTCGCGAATACACCACGCTCGACCTGACGGCGGAGGAAATCCATCGGATCGGCTTGGCAGAGGTCGCGCGGATCACTGACGAAATGGAGAAGGTGAAAGCCGAGGCAGGGTTCGAGGGCACCTTGGCGGAATTCGTCGCCTTCCTTCGCACTGACCCGCAGTTCGTGGCGAGGACTCCCGACGAGCTAATGGGCGTTGCGGCCTATGCGGCAAAACGCGTGGACGATCGCCTCGACGAATATTTCGGTTTCCTGCCGCGCTACCGGAACGGCCTGCGACCCGTCGACCCTGCCATCGCGCCTTTCTATACCGCAGGGCGGGGCGGGCTCGATTACTGCCAGATCAACACCTACGACCTGCCGTCGCGGCCGGTATACAATATCCCGGCTCTGACGATGCACGAATGCGCGCCCGGCCATTCCTTCCAGGCCGCCATCGCACTCGAACGCGAAGAAGCGCCTCCCTTTCGCCGACAGGTCTATTTCTCGGGTTTTGGTGAGGGCTGGGGCCTCTATACCGAGTATCTTGGCAACGAGATGGGCATCTACCGCACGCCCTACGAACGCTTCGGCCAGCTGAGCTACGAGATGTGGCGCGCGGTGCGCCTCGTCATCGACACGGGAATCCACCACTATGGCTGGACCCGCGAACAGGCGATGGAATACCTCGCCTCGCGCACCGCCCTGTCGCAGCACGAGGTCGGGACCGAGGTCGATCGCTACATCAGCTGGCCGGGCCAGGCGCTGGCCTACAAGCTCGGCGAAATGACCATCCGCCGCGTGCGTGCGAAAGCCGAAAGCGAGCTTGGGCCCGCGTTCGACATCCGCAAGTTCCACGATGTTGTGCTTTCGCTCGGGTCCGTCCCGCTTCCGGTGCTGGAAGAGCGGATCGACGCCTTCATCGCCGATGGCGGGCAGGGGCTGCCCGGCGTGAACTACGACTGA
- a CDS encoding tyrosine recombinase XerC, whose amino-acid sequence MSSPECLEAWQSHLALAQRRSAHTVRAYAAAARRLMVRLDLETFEDVATLSAQEVRAHLASRRSDGLANASAARELSALKGFIAFAKAQAGHDVTQPPRLRGPRLKKGLPRPVSPDDAQGLAETVDALAAEEWIGARDRAVLLLLYGAGLRISEALSLTGADLPLGERLTVTGKGSKQRVVPILPIVREAVEEYCHLNPWPTGREDPVFRGAKGGPLSQGVVQKATAQARRALGLPDTATPHALRHSFATHLLGAGADLRSLQELLGHASLGSTQIYTKVDAASLLDTYRNAHPRDRD is encoded by the coding sequence GTGAGCAGCCCCGAATGCCTCGAGGCGTGGCAGAGCCACCTTGCCCTGGCCCAGAGACGCTCGGCACACACGGTGCGTGCCTATGCCGCGGCCGCACGGCGACTGATGGTGCGTCTCGACCTCGAAACTTTCGAGGATGTAGCGACCCTGTCGGCGCAGGAAGTCAGGGCACATCTGGCGTCGCGGCGCAGCGACGGGCTGGCGAACGCATCGGCGGCGCGGGAGCTGTCCGCGCTGAAGGGCTTCATCGCCTTTGCCAAGGCGCAGGCCGGGCATGACGTCACGCAGCCCCCGCGTCTTCGCGGGCCGCGCTTGAAGAAGGGCCTGCCCCGCCCGGTGTCGCCCGACGACGCGCAAGGCTTGGCCGAAACCGTAGATGCGCTTGCTGCTGAAGAATGGATCGGCGCGCGCGACCGGGCTGTCCTGCTGCTGCTATATGGTGCCGGCCTGCGCATTTCGGAGGCGCTTTCCCTGACCGGAGCAGACCTGCCGCTGGGAGAGCGGCTGACCGTGACCGGCAAGGGCTCGAAACAACGCGTGGTGCCGATCCTGCCGATCGTGCGTGAGGCGGTCGAGGAATATTGCCACCTCAACCCCTGGCCGACCGGGCGCGAAGATCCGGTCTTCCGCGGTGCGAAAGGTGGCCCGCTGTCGCAGGGCGTCGTCCAGAAAGCGACAGCACAAGCCCGCCGCGCGCTCGGCCTCCCCGATACGGCGACGCCCCATGCCTTGCGGCATAGCTTTGCCACCCATCTGCTTGGTGCAGGTGCGGACTTGCGTAGCCTTCAGGAACTGCTCGGTCATGCGAGTTTGGGGTCAACGCAGATCTATACGAAAGTCGACGCAGCCAGCCTGCTCGACACCTATCGCAACGCCCATCCGCGCGACCGCGACTGA
- the grpE gene encoding nucleotide exchange factor GrpE — MSNGNNNEPQDSAVDEEVAREMEGVPEHLRDNGEDDEGGADSLEDALASLRSDLEAAKQDALYARAETQNVRRRMEKDIQDARNYAATGFARDILSVADNLGRALDAIPAEQREDEKLKGFIAGIEATRRELDKVFTQNGITRVAAMGMPLDPNEHQAMMEIPTDEVEPGTIVQEMQAGYKIKDRLLRPAMVGVAKKPD; from the coding sequence GTGAGCAACGGAAACAACAACGAACCGCAGGACAGTGCGGTCGACGAGGAAGTGGCGCGCGAGATGGAAGGCGTGCCGGAACACCTGCGCGACAATGGCGAGGACGATGAAGGCGGAGCGGATTCGCTCGAAGACGCGCTCGCCAGCCTGCGCAGCGATCTCGAAGCTGCCAAGCAGGATGCGCTCTATGCCCGCGCCGAAACGCAGAACGTGCGCCGCCGCATGGAAAAGGACATCCAGGACGCCCGCAACTATGCCGCAACCGGTTTCGCCCGCGATATCCTGAGCGTGGCCGACAACCTCGGCCGTGCGCTCGATGCCATTCCGGCAGAACAGCGCGAAGACGAGAAGCTGAAAGGCTTCATCGCGGGTATCGAGGCGACCCGCCGCGAGCTGGACAAGGTGTTCACGCAGAACGGCATCACCCGCGTCGCCGCGATGGGCATGCCGCTCGACCCGAACGAGCACCAGGCGATGATGGAAATCCCGACCGACGAGGTCGAGCCGGGCACCATCGTCCAGGAGATGCAGGCAGGTTACAAGATCAAGGATCGCCTGCTGCGCCCGGCCATGGTCGGCGTCGCCAAGAAACCCGACTGA
- the rdgB gene encoding RdgB/HAM1 family non-canonical purine NTP pyrophosphatase, which yields MTRRIGSGSLVIATHNAGKLKEISALLAPHGVKCISAGSLGLPEPAETGTTFVQNALLKARAAAEASGLPALADDSGLSVEALDGRPGVYTADWAERQWFEGDPGRDWYMAMGKVEGMLQQKGDGVDRSCAFHCVLAIAWPDGEMAVYEGTAPGTLTWPPRGTLGFGYDPVFVPRGMEQTFAEIDPEEKHRISHRADAFAKLVAEQFA from the coding sequence GTGACCCGCCGGATCGGTTCGGGAAGCCTCGTGATTGCCACGCACAATGCGGGCAAGCTGAAGGAGATTTCCGCCCTCCTCGCGCCGCATGGCGTGAAGTGCATCTCGGCGGGATCACTGGGCCTGCCCGAACCGGCCGAAACCGGCACGACTTTCGTGCAGAATGCCCTGTTGAAGGCGCGGGCTGCGGCAGAGGCTTCGGGCCTTCCCGCGCTGGCCGACGACAGCGGGTTGTCAGTCGAGGCGCTGGACGGCCGTCCGGGTGTCTATACCGCCGACTGGGCGGAGCGGCAGTGGTTCGAAGGCGATCCGGGGCGCGACTGGTACATGGCCATGGGCAAGGTCGAAGGGATGCTGCAGCAGAAGGGCGACGGTGTGGACCGTTCCTGCGCCTTCCACTGCGTGCTGGCAATCGCATGGCCCGACGGCGAGATGGCGGTTTACGAAGGCACTGCGCCGGGCACGCTAACCTGGCCTCCGCGGGGGACGCTGGGCTTCGGTTACGACCCCGTGTTTGTGCCGCGGGGCATGGAGCAGACTTTCGCGGAGATCGATCCGGAAGAAAAGCACCGCATCAGCCACCGCGCCGATGCCTTTGCCAAGCTCGTCGCCGAGCAGTTCGCCTAG